The Hymenobacter baengnokdamensis genome includes a region encoding these proteins:
- a CDS encoding ribonuclease HII, with translation MSSIVSRSAATISPGLLATHTGHPHEAGLDEAGRGCLAGPVFAAAVILPPDFNPPFLNDSKQLTPRRREVLREAICAEAVAWAVGSATIEEIETHNIAQASYLAMHRAVAALHVPAAHLLVDGNRFRPYPGVAHTCAVGGDGRYRHIAAASVLAKTFRDAHMLELDREFPHYGWARNAGYPTAAHRTALREHGPTRHHRMGFRLL, from the coding sequence ATGTCATCCATCGTTTCCCGGTCTGCCGCTACTATTTCGCCCGGCTTGCTGGCTACCCACACCGGTCATCCGCACGAGGCTGGCCTCGATGAAGCCGGGCGCGGTTGCCTGGCCGGGCCGGTTTTTGCGGCGGCCGTTATCCTGCCGCCCGATTTTAACCCGCCTTTTCTCAACGACTCGAAGCAGCTAACGCCGCGTCGGCGCGAGGTGCTGCGCGAGGCTATCTGCGCCGAGGCGGTAGCCTGGGCAGTGGGCTCGGCTACCATAGAAGAAATAGAAACGCATAATATAGCGCAGGCGAGCTATCTGGCTATGCACCGGGCAGTGGCCGCCCTGCACGTACCAGCTGCGCACCTGCTCGTCGACGGCAACCGGTTTCGGCCCTATCCGGGGGTGGCACATACCTGCGCCGTGGGCGGCGATGGCCGCTACCGCCACATTGCCGCCGCGTCGGTGCTGGCCAAAACCTTTCGCGACGCGCACATGCTGGAGCTGGACAGGGAATTTCCGCACTATGGCTGGGCCCGGAATGCAGGCTATCCTACAGCGGCCCACCGCACGGCGCTGCGTGAGCACGGCCCCACGCGGCACCACCGCATGGGCTTTAGATTATTATAA
- a CDS encoding response regulator, with product MPPLSSPAAPSILLVEDDQMDVMNVQRELRKQNITVPLIHARNGREALNLLRGENGETKISRPSLVMLDLNMPRLNGLEMLKILRADPEFKDLTVFVMTTSDLDTDRIGASDLGISGYIIKPLTFDSFGSEGGGTVDSFSLFLDLLKMKNNE from the coding sequence ATGCCCCCCCTTTCCTCGCCTGCAGCGCCTAGCATCCTACTTGTAGAAGACGACCAGATGGACGTCATGAATGTACAGCGGGAGCTTCGCAAGCAGAATATTACCGTACCGCTAATCCATGCCCGCAACGGCCGGGAGGCCCTGAACCTGCTGCGCGGCGAAAATGGCGAAACCAAAATAAGTCGCCCCAGCCTGGTGATGCTTGACTTAAATATGCCGCGGCTCAATGGCCTGGAAATGCTCAAGATTTTACGGGCCGACCCTGAGTTTAAAGACCTGACCGTATTCGTCATGACCACTTCGGACCTGGATACAGACCGTATCGGGGCCAGCGACCTGGGCATCAGCGGCTATATTATCAAGCCGCTCACCTTCGACTCCTTTGGCAGCGAGGGTGGGGGCACGGTAGACAGCTTCAGCCTGTTTCTCGATTTGCTCAAGATGAAGAATAACGAATAA
- a CDS encoding sensor histidine kinase, with protein sequence MKSNLTTKLFAGFLLLLGLFAAVVIVNYRLAEQVLRNSQRMEASQRTSADGTTLLRSIIDMETGFRGYLLLGNEQMLQPYYSGERDLLHRFNTLRQELADEPQQRARLDTTEHLFRQWSEYTHLMISEKRAVHNRNAQLTGLMEMPHGSLVAGMSGKQIMDAIRFQMANFDATENAGRQQQRQRLASSIARAQQLSGLITGLALVFGLLWAVYLVRLLSRRLRSMIKMARHLADGDYKMQLLDNEHDEVSELTAALNTMARTIDQNISQLEGRNQELDQFAYVVSHDLKAPLRGIESASRWIEEDMGKDTLPPHIQEFLGLMRQRVHRMENLITGILDLARVGRVAEANEAVFVRQLLREITDTVGLPEGMHLELPFFLPTLPTNRTQLQQVFTNLISNAIKYHDHPETGTLRIGCEDLNDSFYRFSVQDDGPGIAPEYHERIFVIFQTLVERDTLESTGVGLAIVKKIVERQGGRIWVESAEGKGATFFFTWPKKPVAKPSSGTIKAVPAGQLKALAT encoded by the coding sequence ATGAAGAGTAACCTTACCACCAAACTGTTTGCCGGCTTCTTACTGCTGCTGGGCTTATTTGCCGCCGTGGTAATTGTCAACTATCGCCTGGCCGAGCAGGTATTGCGCAATTCGCAGCGCATGGAAGCCTCGCAGCGCACTTCTGCCGATGGCACTACGCTGCTACGGAGCATCATCGACATGGAAACCGGCTTTCGGGGCTACCTGCTGCTGGGCAATGAGCAGATGCTGCAGCCCTATTACTCGGGCGAGCGCGACCTGCTGCACCGCTTCAACACCCTGCGCCAGGAGCTGGCCGACGAGCCCCAGCAGCGCGCCCGCCTCGACACAACTGAGCACCTGTTTCGGCAGTGGTCGGAGTATACGCACCTGATGATAAGCGAGAAGCGCGCCGTGCACAACCGCAATGCGCAGCTAACCGGCCTGATGGAAATGCCCCACGGCAGCCTGGTCGCGGGGATGTCGGGCAAGCAGATAATGGACGCTATCCGCTTTCAGATGGCCAACTTCGACGCCACGGAGAACGCCGGCCGCCAGCAGCAGCGCCAGCGCCTGGCCAGCAGCATCGCCCGCGCCCAGCAACTGTCGGGCCTGATAACGGGCCTGGCGCTGGTATTTGGCCTGCTTTGGGCCGTGTACCTGGTCCGCCTGCTCTCGCGCCGCCTGCGCAGCATGATAAAGATGGCCCGCCACCTGGCCGATGGCGACTACAAGATGCAGCTGCTAGATAATGAACATGATGAAGTGAGCGAACTGACGGCGGCGCTCAATACCATGGCCCGGACTATCGACCAGAACATCAGCCAGCTCGAGGGCCGCAACCAGGAGCTGGACCAGTTTGCCTACGTAGTATCGCATGACCTGAAGGCGCCGCTGCGCGGCATTGAAAGCGCCTCGCGCTGGATTGAGGAAGACATGGGCAAAGACACCCTGCCGCCCCACATCCAAGAGTTTCTGGGGTTGATGCGCCAGCGGGTTCACCGCATGGAAAACCTCATTACGGGCATTCTGGACCTGGCGCGGGTGGGCCGGGTGGCCGAAGCCAACGAGGCCGTATTTGTGCGGCAGCTGCTCCGCGAAATTACCGACACGGTGGGCCTGCCCGAAGGTATGCACCTGGAGCTGCCCTTCTTTCTGCCTACGCTGCCAACCAACCGCACGCAGCTGCAACAAGTTTTTACCAACTTGATTTCCAACGCTATCAAGTACCACGACCATCCCGAAACCGGCACGCTGCGCATCGGCTGCGAAGACCTGAACGACAGCTTCTACCGCTTTTCGGTGCAGGACGATGGCCCCGGCATTGCGCCGGAATACCACGAGCGCATTTTCGTCATTTTTCAAACGCTGGTCGAGCGCGACACCCTTGAAAGTACGGGCGTAGGGCTGGCCATCGTCAAAAAAATTGTGGAGCGGCAGGGCGGCCGCATCTGGGTCGAGTCGGCCGAGGGAAAGGGCGCTACCTTCTTCTTTACCTGGCCTAAAAAACCCGTCGCCAAGCCCAGCTCAGGCACCATAAAGGCCGTACCCGCTGGCCAGCTAAAGGCGCTGGCTACCTAA
- a CDS encoding CZB domain-containing protein, translating into MSPEAIKQDFESALIKHFSFKARLRSFLHGNGTEEGPLRDPEQCGLGVWIKERREGAYHHLPEMSELDRQHRLIHKQANRLMDLRLANRGEEALAGFGEVQALADALTTLLQTIEAKLRTAGAQ; encoded by the coding sequence ATGTCGCCCGAAGCTATCAAACAGGATTTTGAGTCCGCTTTAATTAAGCATTTCTCTTTTAAGGCGCGCCTCCGCTCTTTCCTGCATGGCAATGGTACGGAAGAAGGCCCCTTGCGCGACCCCGAGCAGTGCGGGCTGGGCGTTTGGATAAAGGAGCGCCGCGAGGGAGCTTACCATCACCTGCCCGAAATGAGCGAGCTCGACCGGCAGCACCGGCTCATCCATAAGCAGGCTAACCGCCTCATGGACCTGCGCTTGGCTAATCGGGGAGAAGAGGCACTAGCTGGCTTTGGCGAGGTGCAGGCGCTGGCCGATGCCCTTACCACGCTGCTCCAAACTATAGAAGCCAAACTGCGTACTGCCGGGGCCCAATAG
- the gcvT gene encoding glycine cleavage system aminomethyltransferase GcvT translates to MEDTSLKTVALHATHQQLGAKIVPFAGYAMPVRYSSDLEEHHTVRRAVGIFDVSHMGEFRVRGPQALDLIQRTTSNDASKLQPGKAQYSCLPNAAGGIVDDLLVYMMGDEDYFLVVNASNIDKDWSWLQQHNTNGAELENVSDQLSLFAVQGPKAAEALRALTEVDLTAIPYYSFVKGTFAGAPDVIISATGYTGAGGFELYIPNEYASSVWDKIMEAGKPFGIKPIGLGARDTLRLEMGFCLYGNDIDDTTSPLEAGLGWITKFTKDFTNSEALKAQKAAGVQRKLVGFVMDGPGGLPRSHYPLVAASGEAIGEVTSGGQSPSLSKGIGLGYVKTELAAPGTQIFVQVRGKNLPATVHKLPLVPGTEEV, encoded by the coding sequence ATGGAAGATACTTCACTTAAAACCGTTGCGTTGCACGCCACCCACCAGCAGCTGGGGGCCAAAATTGTTCCGTTTGCCGGCTACGCCATGCCCGTGCGCTATTCCTCCGACCTGGAAGAGCACCACACGGTGCGCCGGGCGGTAGGCATTTTCGACGTGTCGCATATGGGCGAGTTTCGGGTGCGCGGCCCGCAGGCGCTCGACCTTATTCAGCGCACTACCTCCAACGATGCCAGTAAGCTGCAGCCCGGCAAGGCCCAATACTCGTGCCTGCCCAATGCCGCAGGCGGCATCGTGGATGACCTGCTGGTGTACATGATGGGCGACGAAGACTATTTCCTGGTAGTCAATGCTTCCAATATTGATAAGGACTGGAGCTGGCTGCAACAGCACAACACGAATGGTGCCGAGCTGGAGAATGTCTCCGACCAGCTGAGCCTCTTTGCGGTGCAGGGCCCGAAGGCCGCCGAGGCACTGCGCGCCCTAACGGAAGTCGACCTGACGGCCATTCCGTACTACAGCTTTGTAAAAGGGACGTTTGCCGGCGCCCCCGACGTTATTATATCGGCCACGGGCTATACTGGCGCGGGCGGCTTCGAGCTCTACATTCCCAACGAGTATGCTTCCAGCGTGTGGGATAAGATAATGGAAGCCGGTAAGCCATTCGGTATCAAGCCCATCGGGCTGGGCGCGCGCGATACGCTGCGCCTCGAAATGGGTTTTTGCCTCTACGGCAACGACATCGACGACACCACGTCGCCCCTCGAAGCGGGCCTGGGCTGGATTACCAAGTTTACCAAAGACTTTACCAACAGTGAAGCCCTCAAGGCCCAGAAAGCCGCCGGCGTACAGCGCAAGCTCGTGGGCTTTGTGATGGATGGCCCCGGTGGCCTGCCCCGCAGCCACTACCCGCTGGTAGCGGCCAGCGGCGAAGCCATTGGGGAAGTTACGAGCGGCGGGCAGTCGCCCAGCCTCAGCAAAGGCATTGGCCTGGGCTACGTCAAAACCGAGCTGGCCGCGCCGGGTACGCAAATCTTCGTGCAGGTGCGCGGCAAAAACCTGCCTGCCACGGTGCATAAGCTGCCGCTGGTGCCCGGTACGGAGGAGGTATAA
- a CDS encoding 2-phosphosulfolactate phosphatase has product MKLDVCFSPDLLPLYDLRGKVAVIVDVLRATSTIVTALAQGVTEVYPTATLDECAALGREQGCITAAERDGVAAAGFDLGNSPFGFLDGKLAVQGRALAISTTNGTQALRRSLAAQAIVCGAFLNLSAVADFAVAQGRDVLVVCAGWKGQFCLEDSLFGGALAERLATFGFDIASSDAALAALHLWQDARPTWPHYLLQSAAVRRLNALEAHDDFTFCMNVDTHPEILPLWRGDRLVRG; this is encoded by the coding sequence ATGAAACTCGACGTTTGCTTTTCGCCCGACCTGCTGCCGCTCTACGACCTGCGCGGCAAGGTGGCCGTTATCGTGGATGTGCTGCGGGCTACCAGCACCATCGTGACGGCGCTGGCCCAGGGCGTGACCGAGGTTTACCCGACCGCCACGCTCGATGAGTGCGCGGCGCTGGGCCGCGAGCAGGGCTGCATTACGGCTGCTGAGCGCGATGGGGTCGCCGCCGCCGGCTTCGATTTGGGCAATTCGCCCTTTGGCTTTCTAGATGGCAAACTGGCGGTGCAGGGTCGCGCCCTGGCCATCAGCACTACCAACGGCACGCAGGCCCTGCGCCGCTCGCTGGCGGCCCAGGCCATCGTGTGCGGCGCGTTTCTCAACCTAAGCGCCGTGGCCGACTTTGCCGTAGCGCAGGGGCGCGACGTGCTGGTAGTGTGCGCCGGCTGGAAAGGGCAGTTCTGCCTCGAAGACAGCCTCTTCGGCGGCGCGCTAGCCGAGCGCCTGGCTACGTTTGGCTTCGATATTGCCTCGTCTGATGCGGCGCTGGCCGCCCTGCATCTGTGGCAGGACGCCAGGCCCACCTGGCCCCACTACTTACTGCAATCGGCCGCCGTGCGCCGCCTCAACGCGCTCGAAGCCCACGATGACTTCACGTTTTGCATGAATGTCGATACCCACCCCGAGATATTGCCGCTGTGGCGGGGCGATAGGCTGGTGCGGGGGTAG